The DNA segment GCCTGAGTCTCCCCATATTCATAACTCCCTTTAATTCGTTTCGTTCAATAGGTGGTTATCATATCCAATTTGCCCTGTTTTCTCGCCCGATAGTCAGCGTACCTGAAAATCATCATGGAGACCACTAGGAATAGCGCTGCCGACACCAGGAGGAGGAGCACCAGCTCGATATTGGAGAAGGTAGAGAGCCCGCTGATGCTCTCGATGCCGATGTCAGGCACCAAGGATCGGCGCAGTATCTCGAGCCAGTAGGTCACCGGGATTGCCAGACTCACCGCCTGGACCTGCATCGGCAGGATGGTTATGGGAAAGATCACCCCGCAGAACAGGTAGAAAACACCAGCTATCGCCTCGTTGATACCCCCGCTGTGCTTGGCGGTCAGCATGGACACGCCGGCCAAGGCGACGCCCAGGGCGCATATCATGATCAGCCCGATGACCATCGCGATAAGCAGGAAGGGCCAATCGATCTTCAGAATGTCGATGGGGACATTGAGTGCGACCACCCCGAACAACAGGGTGACGAAGACCGCCGCGGAGGTGATTATGATCTTGCTGAGTGCCCTTCCAACCACATACATGTAGAAGCTCATGGGCGCCATGTAGATGTTCCTGAGGGTCTGGAAGTGCTCTCTGTCCTCGTGAAGAACCCATGTGAGCCCGAAGAGCACCTGGGCTACGAAGAGATAAAGGGCGTTGCCGATGAACATGAACGAGAAGAAGACTGGATCGCTTGCCACGTCCCCTAGTATGATGAGGTACATGAAGATCAGGATCAGGACCGCGGCGATGGGTTTGACCAGGGAATAGATTATGAAGAGCAGGGGACTGGTCCAGTTGGACTCGACCTGCCAGCCTAGCCATGTCGCGTACTTCAGCGTGCGAAGGTGGTCCCTCAGAGCCATCGTGTCAGCAGCCTCCCTTCCCTCTTGCCAAGGTACTCCATATACTCCAGCAAGTATCTGGCCAGCACGAAGAATATCACGGCAATGACCAGTAGTATCATTATCTCGACACTTACCGGCAGAAGGCCATCGGACAGCTCGGGTCCGAACAGCAGCTGCCGCATGGCATCGAGGCCCAGCGTGATTGGAATTATTGAAGCGGCGAGGCCGACCCAGAAACCCAGCTCCTTTACGGGAAAATAGAATCCAGATACCAGGTAGATGGGCTCCTGTGCCAGCATCGAAAGCCTCCAGGCATTTCTGCCGAATAGAAGGTACAGCGAAGAGAACAGCATCCCCATCCCGTAGAGCGCCAGAAGGGTAATGAGGAACACCACGATGAGCGCGCCGGGATTGGTGAGGTTGACTTGGATATCGAACACCACGAATCCCAACACGAAAGTGGACACAGCTCTGAGCGTGGTCGAGAACATCCCACCCAGAGCCATCCCCGCCAATACCGACATTCGGGACATGGGCGAGATCAGGTAGAGCTGGAGATTGCCCACCTCCCTCTCCCAGTAGAACTGGGCCGCCATGCCCCACAGCACGTTGAGCCAGTAT comes from the Methanomassiliicoccales archaeon genome and includes:
- a CDS encoding ABC transporter permease, with the translated sequence MAARAYPRVIGSLREPSWLIGDIVLPLLSIMAFVFYYRAMGAPEVFTGFVVLGGAMIAYWLNVLWGMAAQFYWEREVGNLQLYLISPMSRMSVLAGMALGGMFSTTLRAVSTFVLGFVVFDIQVNLTNPGALIVVFLITLLALYGMGMLFSSLYLLFGRNAWRLSMLAQEPIYLVSGFYFPVKELGFWVGLAASIIPITLGLDAMRQLLFGPELSDGLLPVSVEIMILLVIAVIFFVLARYLLEYMEYLGKREGRLLTRWL
- a CDS encoding ABC transporter permease, whose translation is MALRDHLRTLKYATWLGWQVESNWTSPLLFIIYSLVKPIAAVLILIFMYLIILGDVASDPVFFSFMFIGNALYLFVAQVLFGLTWVLHEDREHFQTLRNIYMAPMSFYMYVVGRALSKIIITSAAVFVTLLFGVVALNVPIDILKIDWPFLLIAMVIGLIMICALGVALAGVSMLTAKHSGGINEAIAGVFYLFCGVIFPITILPMQVQAVSLAIPVTYWLEILRRSLVPDIGIESISGLSTFSNIELVLLLLVSAALFLVVSMMIFRYADYRARKQGKLDMITTY